One genomic segment of Sminthopsis crassicaudata isolate SCR6 chromosome 4, ASM4859323v1, whole genome shotgun sequence includes these proteins:
- the MSL1 gene encoding male-specific lethal 1 homolog isoform X2: protein MTMRSAVFKAAAAPAGGNPEQQQRLDYERAAALGGPEEEPGPPEAQFLSRHRKLKESGPPVASSQGGSPVPSPVGGGGGGGGGGGGGGSGGGGGKGRSLVLPAGAAPGQQEESWGGSVPLPCPPPATKQAGVGGEPAAAGSGCSPRPKYQAVLPGQTGSQVAVAADKGGATPPAATASDSAGPPPLPPAGPPPLPPAAATVTAAAAAGTLAASEGRWKSVRKSPLGGGGGSGASSQAACLKQILLLQLDLIEQQQQQLQAKEKEIEELKTERDSLLARIERMERRMQLVKKDNEKERHRLLQGYETEDREEPELSEKIELECQTELSEGAQALPSKPFSCGRSGKGHKRKSSFGSAERKTPVKKLAAEFSKVKTKTPKHSPVKEEPCGSLSETVCRRELRSQETPEKSRSSVDTPPKLSVPQKAPSTHPKEKAFTSELEELPYLSTTEMYLCRWHQPPPSPLPLREPSPKKEETVAIPSWRDHTVEPLRDPNPSELLENLDDSVFSKRHAKLELDEKRRKRWDIQRIREQRILQRLQLRMYKKKGIQESEPEVTSFFPEPDDVESLLITPFLPVVAFGRPLPKLTPQNFELPWLDERSRCRLEIQKKQTPHRTCRK, encoded by the exons ATGACCATGAGATCGGCCGTGTTCAAGGCGGCCGCGGCGCCCGCCGGCGGCAACCCCGAGCAGCAGCAGCGGCTGGACTACGAGCGGGCGGCGGCGCTGGGCGGGCCCGAAGAGGAGCCCGGACCGCCCGAAGCCCAGTTTCTCTCCCGCCACCGTAAGCTCAAAGAGTCCGGGCCGCCCGTGGCCTCCTCGCAAGGGGGAAGCCCGGTTCCTTCCCCGgtcggaggcggcggcggcggcggcggaggaggaggaggaggaggaagcggcggcggcggcggcaagGGCCGGAGCTTGGTGCTGCCGGCCGGGGCGGCCCCGGGGCAGCAGGAGGAGAGTTGGGGCGGCTCCGTGCCCCTGCCATGCCCGCCCCCCGCCACGAAGCAAGCCGGGGTCGGGGGGGAGCCGGCCGCGGCCGGGTCGGGCTGTAGCCCCCGCCCCAAGTACCAAGCGGTGCTGCCCGGCCAGACGGGCTCCCAGGTGGCGGTGGCCGCGGACAAGGGTGGGGCCACCCCTCCCGCCGCCACCGCCTCGGACTCGGCGGGACCCCCGCCGCTCCCTCCGGCCGGGCCGCCGCCCCTGCCGCCCGCCGCCGCCACCgtcaccgccgccgccgccgcaggAACCCTGGCGGCCTCGGAGGGGCGATGGAAGAGCGTGAGGAAAAGCCCCCTCGGGGGCGGCGGCGGCTCGGGTGCCAGCAGCCAGGCCGCCTGCCTCAAGCAGATCCTCCTGCTGCAGCTGGACCTCAtcgagcagcagcagcagcagctgcaggCCAAGGAGAAGGAGATCGAGGAGCTCAAGACCGAGAGGGATTCG CTCCTTGCTCGGATTGAACGTATGGAAAGACGGATGCAGCTGGTGAAGAAGGATAACGAGAAAGAGAGGCACAGGCTGCTTCAAGGCTATGAGACTGAAGACCGGGAGGAGCCTGAACTATCTGAGAAGATTGAGCTGGAGTGCCAGACTGAACTTTCAGAGGGGGCCCAGGCCCTGCCATCGAAACCTTTCTCATGTGGACGGAGTGGGAAGGGACACAAAAG GAAATCCTCATTTGGAAGTGCTGAGAGAAAGACTCCAGTTAAAAAGCTGGCTGCTGAATTttcaaaagtcaaaacaaaaactCCTAAGCACTCTCCTGTTAAAGAGGAACCGTGTGGCTCCTTATCTGAAACTGTGTGTAGACGTGAACTGAGGAGCCAGGAGACTCCAGAAAAATCCCGATCTTCAGTGGACACCCCCCCTAAACTCTCTGTCCCCCAGAAGGCACCCAGCACTCACCCCAAGGAGAAAGCCTTCACAAGCGAGTTAGAAGAATTGCCGTACCTTTCCACCACAGAAATGTACTTATGTCGTTGGCACCAGCCTCCCCCATCACCATTACCATTACGGGAACCCTCTCCAAAGAAGGAGGAGACTGTAGCAA ttccttCTTGGAGGGACCACACTGTAGAGCCTCTGAGAGATCCAAATCCTTCAGAGCTCTTGGAG AACCTGGATGACAGTGTGTTTTCCAAGCGGCATGCAAAATTGGAGCTGgatgagaagagaaggaaaag atgGGATATTCAGAGGATCAGGGAACAAAGAATTTTACAGCGACTACAGCTCAGAatgtataaaaagaaaggaattcagGAATCTGAGCCTGAGGTTACCTCATTTTTCCCTGAGCCAGATGATG TTGAAAGTTTGCTGATTACCCCCTTCTTGCCTGTTGTAGCATTTGGGCGACCATTACCAAAATTGACCCCACA GAATTTTGAGCTGCCCTGGTTGGATGAGCGCAGCCGCTGTAGGCTGGAGATCCAGAAAAAGCAGACACCTCACAGGACGTGTAGGAAATAA
- the MSL1 gene encoding male-specific lethal 1 homolog isoform X3 has protein sequence MLLARIERMERRMQLVKKDNEKERHRLLQGYETEDREEPELSEKIELECQTELSEGAQALPSKPFSCGRSGKGHKRKSSFGSAERKTPVKKLAAEFSKVKTKTPKHSPVKEEPCGSLSETVCRRELRSQETPEKSRSSVDTPPKLSVPQKAPSTHPKEKAFTSELEELPYLSTTEMYLCRWHQPPPSPLPLREPSPKKEETVARCLMPSSVAGETSVLAVPSWRDHTVEPLRDPNPSELLENLDDSVFSKRHAKLELDEKRRKRWDIQRIREQRILQRLQLRMYKKKGIQESEPEVTSFFPEPDDVESLLITPFLPVVAFGRPLPKLTPQNFELPWLDERSRCRLEIQKKQTPHRTCRK, from the exons ATG CTCCTTGCTCGGATTGAACGTATGGAAAGACGGATGCAGCTGGTGAAGAAGGATAACGAGAAAGAGAGGCACAGGCTGCTTCAAGGCTATGAGACTGAAGACCGGGAGGAGCCTGAACTATCTGAGAAGATTGAGCTGGAGTGCCAGACTGAACTTTCAGAGGGGGCCCAGGCCCTGCCATCGAAACCTTTCTCATGTGGACGGAGTGGGAAGGGACACAAAAG GAAATCCTCATTTGGAAGTGCTGAGAGAAAGACTCCAGTTAAAAAGCTGGCTGCTGAATTttcaaaagtcaaaacaaaaactCCTAAGCACTCTCCTGTTAAAGAGGAACCGTGTGGCTCCTTATCTGAAACTGTGTGTAGACGTGAACTGAGGAGCCAGGAGACTCCAGAAAAATCCCGATCTTCAGTGGACACCCCCCCTAAACTCTCTGTCCCCCAGAAGGCACCCAGCACTCACCCCAAGGAGAAAGCCTTCACAAGCGAGTTAGAAGAATTGCCGTACCTTTCCACCACAGAAATGTACTTATGTCGTTGGCACCAGCCTCCCCCATCACCATTACCATTACGGGAACCCTCTCCAAAGAAGGAGGAGACTGTAGCAA GATGTCTGATGCCATCAAGTGTTGCAGGAGAAACTTCAGTCTTGGCTG ttccttCTTGGAGGGACCACACTGTAGAGCCTCTGAGAGATCCAAATCCTTCAGAGCTCTTGGAG AACCTGGATGACAGTGTGTTTTCCAAGCGGCATGCAAAATTGGAGCTGgatgagaagagaaggaaaag atgGGATATTCAGAGGATCAGGGAACAAAGAATTTTACAGCGACTACAGCTCAGAatgtataaaaagaaaggaattcagGAATCTGAGCCTGAGGTTACCTCATTTTTCCCTGAGCCAGATGATG TTGAAAGTTTGCTGATTACCCCCTTCTTGCCTGTTGTAGCATTTGGGCGACCATTACCAAAATTGACCCCACA GAATTTTGAGCTGCCCTGGTTGGATGAGCGCAGCCGCTGTAGGCTGGAGATCCAGAAAAAGCAGACACCTCACAGGACGTGTAGGAAATAA
- the MSL1 gene encoding male-specific lethal 1 homolog isoform X1, which translates to MTMRSAVFKAAAAPAGGNPEQQQRLDYERAAALGGPEEEPGPPEAQFLSRHRKLKESGPPVASSQGGSPVPSPVGGGGGGGGGGGGGGSGGGGGKGRSLVLPAGAAPGQQEESWGGSVPLPCPPPATKQAGVGGEPAAAGSGCSPRPKYQAVLPGQTGSQVAVAADKGGATPPAATASDSAGPPPLPPAGPPPLPPAAATVTAAAAAGTLAASEGRWKSVRKSPLGGGGGSGASSQAACLKQILLLQLDLIEQQQQQLQAKEKEIEELKTERDSLLARIERMERRMQLVKKDNEKERHRLLQGYETEDREEPELSEKIELECQTELSEGAQALPSKPFSCGRSGKGHKRKSSFGSAERKTPVKKLAAEFSKVKTKTPKHSPVKEEPCGSLSETVCRRELRSQETPEKSRSSVDTPPKLSVPQKAPSTHPKEKAFTSELEELPYLSTTEMYLCRWHQPPPSPLPLREPSPKKEETVARCLMPSSVAGETSVLAVPSWRDHTVEPLRDPNPSELLENLDDSVFSKRHAKLELDEKRRKRWDIQRIREQRILQRLQLRMYKKKGIQESEPEVTSFFPEPDDVESLLITPFLPVVAFGRPLPKLTPQNFELPWLDERSRCRLEIQKKQTPHRTCRK; encoded by the exons ATGACCATGAGATCGGCCGTGTTCAAGGCGGCCGCGGCGCCCGCCGGCGGCAACCCCGAGCAGCAGCAGCGGCTGGACTACGAGCGGGCGGCGGCGCTGGGCGGGCCCGAAGAGGAGCCCGGACCGCCCGAAGCCCAGTTTCTCTCCCGCCACCGTAAGCTCAAAGAGTCCGGGCCGCCCGTGGCCTCCTCGCAAGGGGGAAGCCCGGTTCCTTCCCCGgtcggaggcggcggcggcggcggcggaggaggaggaggaggaggaagcggcggcggcggcggcaagGGCCGGAGCTTGGTGCTGCCGGCCGGGGCGGCCCCGGGGCAGCAGGAGGAGAGTTGGGGCGGCTCCGTGCCCCTGCCATGCCCGCCCCCCGCCACGAAGCAAGCCGGGGTCGGGGGGGAGCCGGCCGCGGCCGGGTCGGGCTGTAGCCCCCGCCCCAAGTACCAAGCGGTGCTGCCCGGCCAGACGGGCTCCCAGGTGGCGGTGGCCGCGGACAAGGGTGGGGCCACCCCTCCCGCCGCCACCGCCTCGGACTCGGCGGGACCCCCGCCGCTCCCTCCGGCCGGGCCGCCGCCCCTGCCGCCCGCCGCCGCCACCgtcaccgccgccgccgccgcaggAACCCTGGCGGCCTCGGAGGGGCGATGGAAGAGCGTGAGGAAAAGCCCCCTCGGGGGCGGCGGCGGCTCGGGTGCCAGCAGCCAGGCCGCCTGCCTCAAGCAGATCCTCCTGCTGCAGCTGGACCTCAtcgagcagcagcagcagcagctgcaggCCAAGGAGAAGGAGATCGAGGAGCTCAAGACCGAGAGGGATTCG CTCCTTGCTCGGATTGAACGTATGGAAAGACGGATGCAGCTGGTGAAGAAGGATAACGAGAAAGAGAGGCACAGGCTGCTTCAAGGCTATGAGACTGAAGACCGGGAGGAGCCTGAACTATCTGAGAAGATTGAGCTGGAGTGCCAGACTGAACTTTCAGAGGGGGCCCAGGCCCTGCCATCGAAACCTTTCTCATGTGGACGGAGTGGGAAGGGACACAAAAG GAAATCCTCATTTGGAAGTGCTGAGAGAAAGACTCCAGTTAAAAAGCTGGCTGCTGAATTttcaaaagtcaaaacaaaaactCCTAAGCACTCTCCTGTTAAAGAGGAACCGTGTGGCTCCTTATCTGAAACTGTGTGTAGACGTGAACTGAGGAGCCAGGAGACTCCAGAAAAATCCCGATCTTCAGTGGACACCCCCCCTAAACTCTCTGTCCCCCAGAAGGCACCCAGCACTCACCCCAAGGAGAAAGCCTTCACAAGCGAGTTAGAAGAATTGCCGTACCTTTCCACCACAGAAATGTACTTATGTCGTTGGCACCAGCCTCCCCCATCACCATTACCATTACGGGAACCCTCTCCAAAGAAGGAGGAGACTGTAGCAA GATGTCTGATGCCATCAAGTGTTGCAGGAGAAACTTCAGTCTTGGCTG ttccttCTTGGAGGGACCACACTGTAGAGCCTCTGAGAGATCCAAATCCTTCAGAGCTCTTGGAG AACCTGGATGACAGTGTGTTTTCCAAGCGGCATGCAAAATTGGAGCTGgatgagaagagaaggaaaag atgGGATATTCAGAGGATCAGGGAACAAAGAATTTTACAGCGACTACAGCTCAGAatgtataaaaagaaaggaattcagGAATCTGAGCCTGAGGTTACCTCATTTTTCCCTGAGCCAGATGATG TTGAAAGTTTGCTGATTACCCCCTTCTTGCCTGTTGTAGCATTTGGGCGACCATTACCAAAATTGACCCCACA GAATTTTGAGCTGCCCTGGTTGGATGAGCGCAGCCGCTGTAGGCTGGAGATCCAGAAAAAGCAGACACCTCACAGGACGTGTAGGAAATAA